Proteins from a single region of Halorubrum sp. 2020YC2:
- a CDS encoding HTR-like protein, protein MSSLPFGVARLDSILGGGAPSGSVVLLAGEAGAGAREFCYTSAAMNALARADEELFDLYYGDIDADADLPESVHYISFTADTDAITREMSYTMADEIVDAAVPEISFRDLSPEYFQLSPVPRDWYETETASITELGDRGEYEDVLTAFGDYLSEHGEGSLVCIDSVTDLVSMVSDDTDWSDVAMVMKGLKKAAYEWDALVLVLVNTEALRDREFGTLTDAAGGTLQFSWESGGSQRARTMFVREFRGVLSRLEAENIVRFETEIHEGGFDISDVRKIR, encoded by the coding sequence ATGTCCAGTCTTCCGTTCGGGGTCGCGCGCCTCGACTCGATTCTCGGGGGCGGCGCGCCGTCGGGGAGCGTCGTGCTGCTCGCGGGCGAGGCGGGGGCGGGCGCCCGCGAGTTCTGCTACACCAGCGCCGCGATGAACGCCTTGGCGCGCGCCGACGAGGAGCTGTTCGACCTGTACTACGGCGACATCGACGCCGACGCCGACCTGCCCGAGTCCGTCCACTACATCTCCTTCACCGCCGACACCGACGCGATCACCCGGGAGATGAGCTACACGATGGCCGACGAGATAGTCGACGCGGCGGTCCCGGAGATATCGTTCCGAGACCTCTCCCCGGAGTACTTCCAGCTGTCGCCGGTGCCGCGCGACTGGTACGAGACGGAGACGGCCTCGATAACGGAGCTCGGGGACCGCGGCGAGTACGAGGACGTGCTCACCGCCTTCGGAGACTACCTCTCGGAGCACGGCGAGGGGAGCCTCGTCTGTATCGACTCCGTCACCGACCTCGTTTCGATGGTCTCCGACGACACCGACTGGAGCGACGTGGCGATGGTGATGAAGGGGTTAAAGAAGGCCGCCTACGAGTGGGACGCCCTCGTCCTCGTGTTGGTGAACACCGAGGCGCTCCGGGACCGCGAGTTCGGTACGCTGACGGACGCGGCCGGCGGGACGCTCCAGTTCTCGTGGGAGAGCGGCGGCTCCCAGCGCGCCCGGACCATGTTCGTTCGGGAGTTCCGCGGCGTGCTCTCCCGGCTGGAGGCCGAGAACATCGTCCGGTTCGAGACCGAGATCCACGAGGGCGGGTTCGACATCAGCGACGTGCGCAAAATCCGGTAA
- a CDS encoding beta-ribofuranosylaminobenzene 5'-phosphate synthase family protein, whose translation MARVCAGARLHFGFCNLSLSHERLYGALGVGLAAPRVVVDAEPAPAVRVTVEDGEGDRSESVDSAPSVRDDVRGYASAAVDLLGVDGARVAVRASLPRHAGLGSGTQLAAATLAAVATAHGEPARVRERAPALGRGGRSGVGVATFESGGFVLDAGHPTARFTTDRPADGEWTVPPVAARHAVPGGWRFLLVEPDADPGRSGAAEDDAMRAAVERAEPGLADRIGGTVTRRVLPAVATGNAEAFGAAVAEIGRLNGTWYADEQGGVYRPPVGELVASLSADAAVFGAGQSSWGPTVYGVTDADHADAAREAGERALDAAGVGGSVSVVRAANEGARVTEGAAGGEDEGK comes from the coding sequence ATGGCACGCGTTTGCGCCGGGGCGCGGCTCCACTTCGGCTTCTGTAACCTCAGCCTCTCCCACGAGCGGCTGTACGGCGCCCTCGGCGTGGGGCTCGCGGCGCCCCGCGTCGTCGTCGACGCGGAGCCGGCCCCGGCGGTGCGCGTGACGGTCGAGGACGGGGAGGGAGACCGCTCGGAGTCGGTCGATTCCGCCCCGAGCGTGCGCGACGACGTCCGCGGGTACGCGAGCGCCGCGGTCGACCTGCTCGGCGTCGACGGCGCCCGCGTGGCGGTCCGCGCGTCGCTCCCGCGACACGCCGGGCTCGGCAGCGGGACCCAGCTGGCGGCGGCGACGCTCGCGGCGGTCGCGACCGCCCACGGCGAGCCGGCGCGGGTGCGCGAGCGCGCCCCGGCGCTCGGTCGCGGCGGGCGCTCCGGCGTCGGCGTCGCGACGTTCGAGTCCGGCGGCTTCGTCCTCGACGCCGGCCACCCGACCGCGCGGTTCACCACCGACCGCCCCGCCGACGGCGAGTGGACCGTCCCGCCGGTGGCCGCGCGGCACGCCGTCCCCGGCGGCTGGCGGTTCCTCCTCGTCGAACCGGACGCAGACCCCGGGCGGAGCGGGGCGGCGGAGGACGACGCGATGCGCGCCGCGGTCGAGCGCGCGGAGCCGGGGCTCGCGGACCGGATCGGCGGGACCGTCACCCGGCGCGTCCTCCCCGCGGTCGCGACGGGGAACGCGGAGGCGTTCGGGGCGGCCGTCGCGGAGATCGGCCGACTCAACGGCACGTGGTACGCCGACGAGCAGGGCGGGGTGTACAGGCCCCCTGTGGGTGAGCTGGTCGCGTCGCTGTCGGCGGACGCGGCGGTGTTCGGCGCGGGGCAGTCCTCGTGGGGACCGACCGTCTACGGCGTCACCGACGCGGATCACGCCGACGCGGCGCGCGAGGCCGGCGAGCGCGCGCTCGACGCGGCCGGCGTCGGCGGCTCGGTCTCGGTAGTCCGGGCGGCCAACGAGGGCGCGCGGGTCACCGAAGGCGCGGCGGGCGGCGAGGACGAGGGGAAGTGA
- the hemC gene encoding hydroxymethylbilane synthase, which yields MTETLRLATRGSDLALRQAETVREALSSRRRDVELRQVETRGDQIPDELIHRLGKTGAFVRALDEEVLAGDADLAVHSLKDLPTEEMDDLVVAGVPERAPSGDVVVQPDGLGIEDLPAGAVVGTGSLRRGAQIRAARPDLTVEPIRGNVDTRLEKLLAPGLQAEHERRLIASGEARAATAEGSEDDSEDGGGEDEPNWDALDDESEEGEESDAGDEVDEEFERSVEEWFDSLSDLERTAMERKVETEYDAVVLAEAGLRRSNLFYEVETTRLPREEFVPAAGQGAIAVTASDPDVVEAVREAVDHPRTRVAVTVERTILGELNGGCVAPIGVSALVKGEHVHVRARILSTDGTEEVVDTRDLPIRSHATAAAEFAADLADRGAADLIAEARDEAGEAETDE from the coding sequence ATGACCGAAACGCTCAGGCTCGCGACCCGCGGGTCGGACCTGGCTCTCCGGCAGGCCGAGACCGTCCGCGAGGCGCTGTCGAGCCGGCGCCGCGACGTCGAACTCCGGCAGGTGGAGACGCGCGGCGACCAGATCCCCGACGAACTGATCCACCGCCTCGGCAAGACGGGCGCGTTCGTGCGCGCCTTGGACGAGGAGGTGCTCGCCGGCGACGCCGACCTCGCGGTCCACTCGCTGAAGGACCTCCCGACCGAGGAGATGGACGACCTCGTCGTCGCTGGCGTGCCCGAGCGCGCTCCCTCCGGCGACGTAGTCGTCCAGCCCGACGGGCTGGGCATCGAGGACCTTCCCGCCGGCGCCGTCGTCGGCACCGGATCGCTCCGCCGGGGCGCGCAGATCCGGGCGGCCCGCCCCGACCTCACCGTCGAGCCGATCCGCGGCAACGTCGACACGCGCCTGGAGAAGCTGCTCGCGCCCGGGCTTCAGGCGGAACACGAGCGGCGCCTGATCGCCTCCGGCGAGGCCCGGGCGGCGACGGCCGAGGGGTCGGAAGACGACAGCGAGGACGGTGGCGGCGAGGACGAACCGAACTGGGACGCGCTCGACGACGAGTCGGAGGAGGGAGAGGAGAGCGACGCGGGCGACGAGGTCGACGAGGAGTTCGAGCGGAGCGTCGAGGAGTGGTTCGACTCGCTCTCGGACCTCGAACGGACCGCGATGGAGCGGAAAGTCGAGACCGAGTACGACGCGGTCGTCCTCGCGGAGGCCGGGCTGCGCCGCTCGAACCTGTTCTACGAGGTGGAGACGACGCGGCTCCCGCGCGAGGAGTTCGTCCCGGCCGCCGGGCAGGGCGCCATCGCGGTCACCGCGAGCGACCCGGACGTGGTCGAGGCGGTCCGCGAGGCGGTCGACCACCCGCGGACCCGGGTGGCGGTCACGGTCGAGCGGACGATTCTAGGCGAGCTCAACGGTGGCTGCGTCGCGCCGATCGGCGTCTCTGCGCTCGTCAAGGGCGAACACGTCCACGTCCGGGCGAGGATCCTCTCGACGGACGGGACGGAGGAGGTCGTCGACACCCGCGATCTCCCGATCCGGTCGCACGCGACGGCCGCCGCGGAGTTCGCCGCGGACCTCGCGGACCGCGGCGCGGCCGACCTGATAGCCGAGGCGCGCGACGAGGCCGGGGAGGCGGAGACCGATGAGTGA
- the cobA gene encoding uroporphyrinogen-III C-methyltransferase, translating to MSEGGSGAGAGPGPNADEPPARGRDDRVGTVFLVGSGPGNPDLLTVKAKRLIESADVVLHDKLPGPEILGEIPEGKREDVGKRAGGEWTPQEYTNRRMVELAREGNRVVRLKGGDPFVFGRGGEEAEHLADEGIPFEVVPGVTSAIAGPAVAGIPVTHRDHASSVSFVTGHEDPTKEESAVEWDALAATGGTVVVLMGVGKLPAYTAELRDAGLDGDTPVALVERATWPNMRVATGTLDTIVDARDEAGIEPPAITVIGDVAATRDRVVTFLENAGSAPVRSTDEGGEPAGAEDDAPADGGDGA from the coding sequence ATGAGTGAAGGCGGTTCCGGCGCCGGAGCGGGACCCGGACCGAACGCCGACGAGCCGCCGGCTCGCGGCCGCGACGACCGGGTCGGGACGGTCTTCCTCGTCGGCTCCGGGCCGGGGAATCCGGATCTGCTCACGGTCAAGGCGAAGCGGCTGATCGAGTCGGCCGACGTGGTGCTTCACGACAAGCTCCCGGGCCCGGAGATCCTCGGCGAGATCCCCGAGGGGAAACGGGAGGACGTGGGGAAACGCGCCGGCGGCGAGTGGACGCCGCAGGAGTACACCAACCGGCGCATGGTCGAACTGGCCCGCGAGGGGAACCGCGTCGTCCGGCTGAAGGGCGGCGACCCGTTCGTCTTCGGCCGCGGCGGCGAGGAGGCCGAGCACCTCGCGGACGAGGGCATCCCCTTCGAGGTCGTCCCCGGCGTCACCTCCGCAATCGCCGGTCCCGCGGTCGCCGGCATCCCGGTGACCCACCGCGACCACGCCTCCTCCGTCTCCTTCGTCACGGGCCACGAGGACCCGACGAAGGAGGAGTCCGCGGTCGAGTGGGACGCCCTCGCGGCCACCGGCGGGACCGTCGTCGTGCTGATGGGGGTCGGGAAGCTGCCGGCGTACACCGCCGAGCTCCGCGACGCGGGCCTCGACGGCGACACCCCGGTCGCGCTCGTCGAGCGCGCGACGTGGCCGAACATGCGCGTCGCGACCGGCACGCTCGACACCATCGTGGACGCCCGCGACGAGGCGGGGATCGAACCCCCGGCGATCACCGTGATCGGCGACGTGGCCGCGACCCGCGACCGCGTCGTGACCTTCCTCGAAAACGCCGGCTCGGCGCCGGTGCGGTCGACGGACGAGGGCGGCGAACCGGCGGGAGCGGAAGACGACGCTCCGGCGGACGGGGGTGACGGGGCGTGA
- a CDS encoding uroporphyrinogen-III synthase, with translation MSGEPDRPRVAVFRPDDERIESAVELLRSLGAEPVPDPMLEVEPTGAVPVDAPLVVLTSKTGVELAAEAGWEPGDADLAAIGPATAAAAREAGWTVDVVPEEYTSAGLVAALEPLVAGERVVVARSDHGSDVLLDGLREAGAEVTETVLYRLTRPDDAGDSAELAAGGDLDAVAFTSSLTVENVLAAAADRGVEDAARDGLADAVVGAIGPPTAETAADNGIETDVVPDEASFEALATAVVDALDDEATDGVDAGRS, from the coding sequence GTGAGCGGCGAGCCGGACCGGCCGCGCGTGGCCGTCTTCCGCCCCGACGACGAGCGTATCGAGTCGGCGGTCGAACTGCTCCGGTCGCTCGGCGCGGAGCCGGTCCCCGACCCGATGCTCGAAGTCGAGCCGACCGGGGCCGTCCCGGTCGACGCCCCCCTCGTCGTGCTCACCAGCAAGACCGGCGTCGAACTCGCCGCCGAGGCGGGCTGGGAGCCGGGCGACGCCGACCTCGCCGCAATCGGCCCAGCCACCGCCGCGGCCGCCCGCGAGGCGGGCTGGACCGTCGACGTCGTCCCCGAGGAGTACACCTCCGCGGGCCTCGTCGCGGCGCTCGAACCGCTCGTCGCGGGCGAGCGCGTCGTCGTCGCCCGCTCGGACCACGGGAGCGACGTCCTCCTCGACGGACTGCGCGAGGCCGGCGCCGAGGTGACGGAGACCGTCCTGTACCGGCTCACGCGGCCCGACGACGCGGGCGACTCGGCGGAGCTGGCGGCGGGCGGCGACCTCGACGCCGTCGCGTTCACCTCGTCGCTGACCGTCGAGAACGTCCTCGCGGCGGCCGCGGACCGCGGCGTCGAGGACGCCGCCCGCGACGGACTGGCGGACGCGGTCGTCGGCGCCATCGGCCCGCCGACCGCCGAGACGGCCGCCGACAACGGCATCGAGACCGACGTCGTCCCCGACGAGGCGTCGTTCGAGGCGCTCGCGACCGCGGTCGTCGACGCGCTCGACGACGAGGCCACCGACGGGGTCGACGCCGGCCGAAGCTGA